The proteins below are encoded in one region of Triticum aestivum cultivar Chinese Spring chromosome 1B, IWGSC CS RefSeq v2.1, whole genome shotgun sequence:
- the LOC123091187 gene encoding uncharacterized protein, translating to MYLQAEQRVGERNQAMASKSRPSRRPVAQHATMADQVVREGLPLSRAARTSSRGASTWRVRLLPLAEVAGEEEPAADGRGYGVPGGQAPPAALVSPITLFICQVSSELVIAYIVAFVDTATRCFNAALTC from the exons ATGTACCTGCAGGCGGAGCAGCGGGTGGGGGAGCGAAATCAGGCGATGGCCAGCAAGTCAAGGCCGTCACGACGGCCGGTGGCGCAACACGCGACTATGGCGGACCAGGTGGTGCGTGAGGGGCTGCCGCTGTCGCGTGCTGCCAGAACAAGCAGCAGGGGAGCTTCCACTTGGCGCGTGCGTCTCCTTCCTTTGGCAGAAGTAGCAG GTGAGGAAGAACCAGCTGCCGACGGGCGAGGTTATGGGGTACCTGGAGGCCAAGCACCACCTGCTGCTCTTGTCTCACCCATCACTTTGTTTATATGCCAAGTTTCAAGTGAGCTTGTCATAGCTTATATTGTTGCTTTTGTGGATACTGCTACCCGTTGCTTCAATGCTGCCTTAACTTGTTAG